One stretch of Streptomyces sp. MMBL 11-1 DNA includes these proteins:
- a CDS encoding SCO2400 family protein has translation MDYCPPCRRHLNGALACAGCGTPAEALGPYDVPAPAGPAPDGAAAPVDAGGVRRDARRATRRGARAAGGRPDAPRPGARRRARGGHRRRGRTVLLGALGLLLAAGALSLAELAMEPGRDDTAADFVRESPSGPSGATPGEPSADAPRDPGPVDSPDGATTGPSTDASPAGKGGGDSSRAPSPEASATGDTDEPTASPDPDGTGRSDAPDSPPADPPGPDDPGEPDDPRESTTAPAPPPPPADPTPTPTPSPTCTRFLWWCT, from the coding sequence ATGGATTACTGCCCCCCGTGCCGACGGCATCTCAACGGAGCCCTGGCCTGCGCCGGGTGCGGAACTCCCGCCGAGGCGCTGGGCCCCTACGACGTGCCCGCGCCCGCGGGTCCCGCCCCGGACGGGGCGGCGGCGCCCGTCGACGCGGGCGGCGTCCGACGCGACGCCCGACGGGCGACCAGGCGGGGCGCCAGGGCGGCCGGCGGCCGGCCCGACGCTCCCCGCCCCGGTGCGCGGCGCCGGGCCCGCGGCGGCCATCGACGGCGCGGCCGGACCGTCCTGCTCGGAGCCCTCGGGCTGCTCCTCGCGGCGGGCGCGCTGAGCCTGGCGGAACTGGCCATGGAGCCCGGGCGGGACGACACCGCCGCCGACTTCGTACGCGAATCGCCGTCCGGCCCGTCCGGCGCCACGCCCGGGGAGCCGTCCGCCGACGCGCCCCGTGACCCCGGCCCGGTCGACTCCCCGGACGGGGCGACCACGGGCCCCTCGACGGACGCCTCACCGGCCGGCAAGGGCGGGGGCGACTCCTCGCGGGCGCCGAGCCCCGAAGCCTCCGCCACGGGTGACACGGATGAGCCCACCGCCTCCCCGGACCCCGACGGCACGGGCCGGTCCGACGCCCCCGACAGCCCGCCCGCCGATCCGCCGGGGCCGGACGATCCGGGGGAGCCGGACGATCCGCGGGAGTCGACGACCGCCCCCGCACCCCCACCGCCCCCGGCGGACCCGACGCCCACCCCGACGCCGTCCCCGACCTGCACCCGCTTCCTGTGGTGGTGCACCTAG
- a CDS encoding Lrp/AsnC family transcriptional regulator gives MDRLDREILGILQEDARISYRDLGVRVGLSANAAGDRVRRMRRDGVIRGFTVIVDPAADTRSGLVVFIDVTLRLDTTNEEFERSVLMLPGITEVVHVTGGHDYLVRATAADPGALDTLLRRLKREAGIAHSNTRIALRAAPKH, from the coding sequence ATGGATCGGCTGGACAGGGAAATCCTCGGCATTCTCCAGGAGGACGCCCGGATCTCGTACCGGGATCTGGGCGTACGCGTGGGGCTCAGCGCCAACGCGGCGGGCGACCGGGTCCGCCGGATGCGCCGTGACGGGGTCATCCGGGGCTTCACCGTCATCGTCGACCCGGCCGCCGACACCCGTTCGGGCCTGGTCGTCTTCATCGACGTGACCCTGCGCCTCGACACGACCAACGAGGAGTTCGAACGCTCGGTGCTCATGCTGCCCGGGATCACGGAGGTGGTGCACGTGACGGGCGGCCACGATTACCTCGTACGGGCCACCGCCGCCGACCCGGGGGCGCTGGACACCCTGCTGCGCCGGCTGAAGCGGGAGGCGGGCATCGCCCACTCCAACACCCGGATCGCCCTGCGGGCGGCCCCGAAGCACTGA
- a CDS encoding SGNH/GDSL hydrolase family protein yields the protein MPERVTRPRTRTAVAALTALSCVGVAALAGCGGDGADGGVSRNAPAASRGAPPSPSPTPDWNPRPGSVAAVGDSITRGFDACSVLADCPEVSWATGSDAAVRSLAVRLLGPSEAADRSWNHAVSGSRMAQLPEQMALAAKERPELVTVMTGANDACRDSVRLMTPVADFRASFEASMRQLRAGAPKAQVYVSSVPDLKRLWSTGRANELGKKIWQLGICQSMLADADDLGPAAVARRDAVRERVVAYNGVLREVCAKDRYCRYDGGAVFDFRFTGAQLSQWDWFHPSRDGQARLAEIAYRTVTAPEPPAQDR from the coding sequence ATGCCGGAGCGAGTGACACGCCCACGTACGCGTACCGCCGTCGCGGCGTTGACGGCGCTCTCGTGCGTCGGCGTCGCCGCGCTCGCCGGATGCGGCGGCGACGGGGCGGACGGCGGCGTGTCGCGGAACGCGCCCGCGGCCTCGCGCGGCGCACCGCCGTCCCCCTCCCCCACCCCGGACTGGAACCCTCGGCCCGGGTCGGTCGCGGCGGTCGGGGACTCGATCACCCGGGGCTTCGACGCGTGTTCGGTGCTGGCCGACTGCCCCGAGGTGTCGTGGGCGACCGGTTCGGACGCCGCCGTACGCAGTCTCGCGGTCCGGCTGCTCGGCCCGTCCGAGGCCGCGGACCGCAGCTGGAACCACGCGGTGTCGGGGTCCCGGATGGCGCAGTTGCCCGAGCAGATGGCGCTGGCGGCGAAGGAGCGGCCGGAGCTGGTGACGGTGATGACGGGCGCGAACGACGCGTGCCGGGACTCGGTGCGGCTGATGACGCCGGTGGCGGACTTCCGGGCGTCGTTCGAGGCGTCGATGCGGCAGCTGCGGGCCGGGGCCCCGAAGGCGCAGGTGTACGTCTCCAGCGTGCCGGACCTGAAGCGGCTCTGGTCGACGGGGCGGGCGAACGAGCTGGGCAAGAAGATCTGGCAGCTCGGGATCTGTCAGTCGATGCTGGCCGACGCGGACGATCTGGGCCCGGCGGCCGTGGCCCGGCGGGACGCGGTGCGGGAGCGGGTGGTCGCGTACAACGGGGTGCTGCGGGAGGTGTGCGCGAAGGACCGGTACTGCCGGTACGACGGCGGGGCGGTGTTCGACTTCCGCTTCACGGGGGCGCAGCTCAGCCAGTGGGACTGGTTCCACCCGAGCCGCGACGGCCAGGCCCGGCTGGCGGAGATCGCCTACCGCACCGTCACCGCCCCGGAGCCGCCCGCGCAGGACCGGTGA
- a CDS encoding DUF3145 domain-containing protein: MTTRGVLYVHSAPRALCPHVEWAVAGVLGVRVQLDWIRQPAAPGTWRSEFSWKGRVGTASQLASALRGWDLLRFEVTAEPCPTAEGERYSSTPGLGIFHAVTGMHGDILIPEDRLRAALARSVRGESDLEAEIASLLGKPWDDELESFRHAGEGAPVRWLHQVV; this comes from the coding sequence GTGACGACACGTGGAGTCCTGTACGTTCACTCCGCACCGCGCGCGCTGTGCCCACATGTCGAGTGGGCAGTGGCGGGCGTCCTCGGTGTGCGGGTCCAGCTGGACTGGATCAGACAGCCGGCCGCCCCCGGCACCTGGCGGTCCGAGTTCTCCTGGAAGGGCCGCGTCGGCACCGCCTCGCAGCTCGCCTCCGCCCTGCGCGGCTGGGACCTGCTGCGCTTCGAGGTGACCGCCGAGCCGTGCCCCACCGCCGAGGGCGAGCGCTACAGCTCCACCCCCGGCCTCGGCATCTTCCACGCCGTCACCGGCATGCACGGCGACATCCTGATCCCCGAGGACCGGTTGCGGGCGGCGCTGGCCCGATCGGTGCGCGGCGAGAGCGATCTGGAGGCCGAGATCGCCTCCCTCCTCGGCAAGCCCTGGGACGACGAGCTGGAGTCCTTCCGCCACGCGGGCGAGGGCGCGCCCGTCCGCTGGCTCCACCAGGTGGTGTGA
- a CDS encoding rod shape-determining protein: MTVSLEQLQRCHVAVDLGAARTRVYVKGLGLVVDEPSVAAVNTRTGSLIAVGALAEQMTGRTPEYIRVARPVSGGTVVDIEMAQRMLRHLLGDKLRRQLRRKPRLRAAACTPHEADPLAQRATVETLVGLGARRVELVDTLIAAAVGCGLPVEQPTATMIMVCGAATTQIAVLSLGSIVTAVRIPVGGNAIDEAIIQHLRQHHELLLPSQSVRPLQLALHGNGLQLTGPALTEIHGRDVATGLARSVEVDTAAVRRAIHTPLTAVLDGVGKVLRACPPDLVADLADRGIMMVGGSALLPGLDQMLRDATGMPVHIAERPDVCSVLGLGAMLDGKIQPMVLSPLAG; encoded by the coding sequence GTGACCGTCAGCCTTGAGCAGTTGCAGCGTTGCCATGTCGCCGTCGATCTCGGGGCCGCGAGGACCCGGGTGTACGTCAAGGGGCTCGGGCTCGTCGTCGACGAACCGAGCGTCGCCGCCGTCAACACCCGTACCGGCTCCCTCATCGCCGTCGGCGCGCTCGCCGAGCAGATGACCGGCCGCACCCCGGAGTACATCCGGGTGGCCCGTCCGGTCTCCGGCGGCACGGTGGTCGACATCGAGATGGCCCAGCGGATGCTGCGCCATCTGCTGGGCGACAAGCTCCGCCGCCAACTGCGCCGCAAGCCCCGGCTGCGCGCCGCCGCCTGCACCCCGCACGAGGCCGATCCGCTGGCCCAGCGCGCGACGGTGGAGACCCTGGTCGGGCTCGGCGCCCGCCGGGTCGAGCTGGTGGACACCCTGATCGCGGCGGCCGTCGGCTGCGGGCTGCCGGTCGAGCAGCCGACCGCCACCATGATCATGGTGTGCGGGGCCGCCACCACCCAGATCGCGGTGCTCTCGCTCGGATCGATCGTGACCGCCGTCCGGATCCCGGTGGGCGGCAACGCGATCGACGAGGCGATCATCCAGCATCTGCGCCAGCACCACGAGCTGCTCCTCCCGAGCCAGTCCGTCCGCCCGCTGCAGCTGGCGCTGCACGGCAACGGCCTCCAGCTGACCGGCCCCGCCCTCACCGAGATCCACGGCCGTGACGTGGCGACCGGTCTGGCCCGCTCGGTGGAGGTCGACACCGCCGCGGTGCGGCGGGCCATCCACACCCCGCTCACCGCGGTGCTCGACGGGGTGGGCAAGGTCCTCCGCGCCTGCCCGCCGGACCTGGTCGCCGACCTCGCGGACCGGGGAATCATGATGGTGGGCGGCAGCGCGCTGCTCCCGGGCCTCGACCAGATGCTGCGCGACGCGACCGGAATGCCGGTGCACATCGCCGAGCGCCCCGACGTCTGCTCGGTGCTCGGCCTGGGCGCGATGCTGGACGGCAAGATCCAGCCGATGGTCCTCAGCCCGCTGGCGGGGTGA
- a CDS encoding MarR family winged helix-turn-helix transcriptional regulator has product MATRTDPLTLEVVELIGAVVARYHEEYDRAAAEHSLTGAQARVLGLLSLEPLPMRKIALRLKCEPSNVTGIIDRLETRELVERRPDPADRRIKLAAATEKGRHTARRLRDALDFAREPLAGLSDAERTVLRDLLRRMLGEAPA; this is encoded by the coding sequence ATGGCCACTCGCACAGACCCCCTGACCCTCGAGGTCGTCGAGCTCATCGGCGCCGTCGTGGCGCGCTACCACGAGGAGTACGACCGGGCCGCCGCCGAGCACTCCCTCACCGGGGCGCAGGCACGCGTGCTCGGGCTGCTCTCGCTGGAGCCGCTGCCGATGCGGAAGATCGCTCTCAGGCTGAAGTGCGAGCCGTCCAACGTCACCGGGATCATCGACCGGCTGGAGACCCGGGAGCTGGTCGAGCGCAGACCCGATCCGGCCGACCGGCGGATCAAGCTGGCCGCCGCGACGGAGAAGGGCAGGCACACGGCCCGCCGGCTGCGGGACGCGCTGGACTTCGCCCGGGAGCCGCTGGCCGGCCTCTCCGACGCCGAGCGCACGGTCCTGCGGGACCTGCTGCGCCGGATGCTGGGCGAGGCGCCCGCCTAG
- the fabF gene encoding beta-ketoacyl-ACP synthase II: MNSTNRTVVVTGIGATTPLGGDSASTWEGLMAGRSGVKPLEGERFAELPVRIAAPAAVDPGDVLPRPLARKLDRSAQFALIAAREAWADAGFTAKAGEDESIAPERLGSVIASGIGGVITLLDQYDVLKEKGVRRVSPHTVPMLMPNGPAANVGLEVNAQAGVHTPVSACASGAEAIGYAVEMIRTGRADVVVAGGTEAAIHPLPIAAFANMMAMSKSNDEPEKASRPYDTGRDGFVLGEGAGVVVLESAEHAAKRGATVYCEVLGQGLSADAHHIAQPEPTGRGIAAAMRNLLDTSDLKPSEVVHLNAHATSTPQGDLAEIKALRLVLGDDLDHVAISATKSMTGHLLGGAGGIETVATVLALRHRIAPPTINIDELDEAIDADVVRGEPRVLPEGPIAAINNSFGFGGHNVVLAFRSV; this comes from the coding sequence GTGAACTCGACCAATCGCACCGTGGTCGTCACCGGTATCGGCGCAACCACTCCGCTGGGTGGCGACTCCGCATCGACCTGGGAAGGTCTGATGGCCGGCCGGTCCGGCGTCAAGCCTCTCGAAGGCGAGCGCTTCGCCGAACTGCCCGTCCGGATCGCCGCCCCCGCGGCCGTCGACCCGGGCGACGTCCTTCCCCGCCCGCTGGCCCGCAAGCTGGACCGATCGGCGCAGTTCGCGCTGATCGCGGCCCGCGAGGCCTGGGCGGACGCCGGCTTCACCGCCAAGGCCGGCGAGGACGAGAGCATCGCCCCCGAACGCCTGGGCTCGGTCATCGCCTCCGGCATCGGCGGCGTGATCACCCTGCTCGACCAGTACGACGTGCTGAAGGAGAAGGGCGTACGCCGCGTCTCCCCGCACACCGTTCCCATGCTCATGCCCAACGGCCCGGCGGCCAACGTCGGCCTGGAGGTCAACGCCCAGGCCGGTGTCCACACGCCCGTCTCCGCCTGCGCCTCGGGCGCCGAGGCGATCGGGTACGCCGTCGAGATGATCCGTACCGGCCGTGCCGACGTGGTCGTCGCCGGCGGCACCGAGGCGGCGATCCACCCGCTGCCGATCGCCGCGTTCGCCAACATGATGGCGATGTCCAAGAGCAACGACGAGCCCGAGAAGGCCTCACGTCCGTACGACACCGGCCGGGACGGCTTCGTCCTCGGCGAGGGTGCGGGCGTCGTCGTCCTGGAGTCCGCCGAGCACGCCGCCAAGCGCGGCGCGACGGTCTACTGCGAGGTGCTGGGCCAGGGTCTGTCGGCCGACGCGCACCACATCGCGCAGCCCGAGCCCACCGGGCGGGGCATCGCCGCCGCGATGCGGAACCTGCTGGACACCAGCGACCTCAAGCCGTCCGAGGTGGTCCACCTCAACGCGCACGCCACGTCGACGCCGCAGGGCGACCTCGCGGAGATCAAGGCGCTGCGCCTGGTGCTGGGCGACGACCTCGACCATGTCGCGATCTCGGCGACGAAGTCGATGACGGGTCACCTGCTGGGCGGCGCGGGCGGCATCGAGACCGTGGCGACGGTCCTGGCGCTGCGCCACCGCATCGCCCCGCCGACGATCAACATCGACGAGCTGGACGAGGCGATCGACGCGGACGTCGTGCGCGGTGAGCCGCGGGTGCTGCCCGAGGGGCCGATCGCGGCGATCAACAACTCGTTCGGATTCGGCGGGCACAACGTGGTGCTGGCGTTCCGGTCGGTCTGA
- a CDS encoding LysE family transporter gives MSELLAVAAITVLAVISPGADFAMVVRNSYLYGRTTGVLAATGVAAGVLVHVTYTMLGVGLLIASSTALFTAVKLAGAAYLIYIGVRTFQARADLDVDLTDRPGLSPAGALRSGFLTNALNPKTTLFVVATFTQVVGPGTALWQQAGYGLFMSAAHLGWFALVALFFSHSRLRGAMLRRQKALNRSIGSVLVGLGVTLGLAR, from the coding sequence GTGAGCGAACTGCTGGCGGTCGCCGCCATCACCGTCCTCGCGGTCATCTCCCCGGGCGCCGACTTCGCGATGGTCGTGCGCAACAGCTATCTGTACGGGCGCACCACCGGCGTCCTCGCGGCCACCGGCGTCGCTGCGGGCGTCCTGGTCCACGTCACGTACACGATGCTCGGCGTCGGGCTGCTCATCGCCTCCTCGACCGCCCTGTTCACCGCGGTCAAGCTGGCGGGCGCCGCCTATCTGATCTACATCGGGGTGCGGACCTTCCAGGCCCGCGCCGACCTCGACGTCGACCTGACGGACCGGCCGGGGCTCTCCCCGGCCGGGGCGCTGCGCAGCGGCTTCCTGACCAACGCCCTCAACCCGAAGACGACCCTGTTCGTCGTCGCGACCTTCACCCAGGTCGTCGGACCCGGCACCGCGCTGTGGCAGCAGGCGGGTTACGGCCTGTTCATGTCGGCCGCCCACCTCGGCTGGTTCGCCCTCGTCGCGCTGTTCTTCTCGCACTCACGGCTGCGCGGCGCGATGCTGCGCCGCCAGAAGGCCCTCAACCGCTCGATCGGCTCGGTCCTGGTCGGCCTCGGCGTCACCCTGGGCCTGGCCCGCTGA
- a CDS encoding EI24 domain-containing protein gives MSDLGAGFGYLMKGQRWVARHGRWFGFGLLPGLVTLVVYAGALIGLGYGADDLVGWATPFADDWSSPWQGLLRTGLTALVFVFGLFLAVITFTAVTLLVGQPFYESLSEEVDRSEGGDVPESGLPLWRELWISARDSVRILLRVALYGIVLFACGFIPVIGQTAVPAIGFCVSGYFLAEELTAVALQRRGMVLKDRLVLLRGRRMLVLGFGVPLTLAFLIPFVAVFLMPGAVAGATLLARDLVDPEAAADPDPGPGTADSGDAPAPRAWTA, from the coding sequence ATGAGTGATCTCGGGGCGGGTTTCGGCTACTTGATGAAGGGGCAGCGCTGGGTTGCCCGACACGGGCGATGGTTCGGGTTCGGGCTGCTGCCCGGACTCGTCACCCTTGTCGTCTACGCCGGAGCGCTGATCGGACTCGGCTACGGAGCCGACGACCTCGTCGGCTGGGCGACCCCGTTCGCCGACGACTGGTCCTCGCCCTGGCAGGGCCTGTTGCGCACCGGGCTGACCGCGCTCGTCTTCGTCTTCGGCCTGTTCCTCGCGGTCATCACCTTCACCGCCGTCACCCTCCTGGTCGGCCAGCCCTTCTACGAGTCGCTCTCCGAGGAGGTCGACCGCAGCGAGGGCGGCGACGTCCCCGAGTCCGGGCTGCCGCTCTGGCGGGAACTGTGGATCTCCGCCCGCGACTCCGTGCGCATCCTGCTGCGCGTCGCCCTGTACGGGATCGTCCTCTTCGCCTGCGGTTTCATCCCCGTCATCGGGCAGACCGCGGTCCCCGCGATCGGCTTCTGCGTCTCCGGCTACTTCCTGGCCGAGGAGCTGACCGCCGTCGCCCTCCAGCGCCGGGGCATGGTCCTCAAGGACCGCCTCGTCCTGCTGCGCGGGCGCCGGATGCTGGTGCTCGGCTTCGGCGTCCCGCTGACCCTGGCCTTCCTCATCCCCTTCGTCGCGGTGTTCCTGATGCCGGGAGCCGTCGCCGGGGCCACCCTCCTCGCCCGCGACCTGGTGGACCCCGAGGCGGCGGCGGACCCGGACCCGGGCCCCGGCACCGCCGACAGCGGTGACGCACCGGCGCCCCGGGCGTGGACCGCGTGA
- a CDS encoding acyl carrier protein, which yields MAATQEEIVTGLAEIVNEIAGIPVEDVQLDKSFTDDLDVDSLSMVEVVVAAEERFDVKIPDEDVKNLKTVGDAAEYILKHQG from the coding sequence ATGGCCGCCACGCAGGAAGAGATCGTCACCGGTCTCGCCGAGATCGTCAACGAGATCGCCGGTATCCCGGTCGAGGACGTCCAGCTGGACAAGTCCTTCACCGACGACCTGGACGTCGACTCGCTGTCCATGGTCGAGGTCGTCGTCGCCGCCGAGGAGCGCTTCGACGTCAAGATCCCCGACGAGGACGTCAAGAACCTCAAGACGGTCGGCGACGCCGCCGAATACATCCTGAAGCACCAGGGCTGA
- a CDS encoding GAF domain-containing protein → MTGPVEPGPSAGGRLPMLLEAVLSVGRDLELGSTLQQIVDTSTALTGARHGALGVRDPDRDRVEGLYTAGMTEAERQQLDLFPDDSSGGPAVAPADEDRPPGRPVARSFLRAPILVHTEVFGHLHLAEKPSGPFTDADLALLRVLAARAGIAIGNARLYATARQRERWIAGAAAVTTALLTGSDAADALMTVAERARVLAGASAGVILQPTEEGGMEIVTASTPDDPAGIVGTVIEPGSAVLVQLLGGEPVFIEDSATDPRMTTGVRSRFGPSMMLPLQSGGRLIGTLALPRRRGERPYTEMDKLLATQFASQAALALVLADAQADREQLAVYEDRDRIARDLHDLVVQRLFATEMMLESTRRRAASEETGGGGEVRAGGGGAAKADGGGEAETGGGAEAGAGGSGEVETGGGGEAGAGQLLGRAVDELDSTIQEVRTAIFALQQPPAGAPSTFRGRVLRETGGAAALLGFPPSVRFTGAVDALVGEETGRELLAALRGALAAAHRRPGVSAIEVEVDATVRLPEGRAAVRLVVADDGRGEDGRPTTVTWQAPV, encoded by the coding sequence ATGACGGGGCCGGTGGAGCCCGGCCCGTCCGCCGGCGGCCGGCTGCCGATGCTCCTGGAGGCCGTCCTCAGCGTCGGTCGCGACCTGGAGCTGGGCTCCACCCTTCAGCAGATCGTGGACACCTCCACCGCCCTCACCGGGGCCCGTCACGGTGCGCTCGGGGTGCGGGACCCGGACCGGGACCGGGTCGAGGGGCTGTACACCGCCGGGATGACGGAGGCGGAGCGGCAGCAGCTCGACCTCTTCCCGGACGACTCCTCCGGGGGGCCGGCGGTGGCCCCGGCCGATGAGGACCGCCCGCCCGGCCGTCCTGTGGCGCGGAGCTTCCTGCGGGCGCCGATCCTGGTCCACACCGAGGTGTTCGGGCATCTCCACCTCGCCGAAAAGCCGTCGGGGCCGTTCACCGACGCGGATCTGGCCCTGCTGCGGGTCCTGGCCGCCCGGGCGGGCATCGCGATCGGCAACGCCCGGCTGTACGCGACGGCCCGGCAGCGCGAGCGCTGGATCGCGGGAGCGGCGGCCGTCACCACGGCCCTGCTGACGGGCAGCGACGCGGCCGACGCGCTGATGACGGTGGCCGAACGGGCGCGGGTGCTGGCGGGCGCGTCGGCCGGGGTGATCCTCCAGCCGACGGAGGAGGGCGGGATGGAGATCGTCACCGCGTCCACGCCGGACGATCCGGCGGGCATCGTCGGCACGGTGATCGAGCCCGGTTCGGCGGTGCTGGTGCAGCTGCTCGGCGGCGAACCGGTCTTCATCGAGGACTCGGCCACCGATCCCCGGATGACCACCGGCGTACGCTCCCGCTTCGGGCCGAGCATGATGCTGCCGCTGCAGAGCGGCGGGCGGCTCATCGGCACCCTCGCCCTGCCCCGGCGGCGCGGTGAGCGGCCCTACACGGAGATGGACAAGCTGCTGGCGACCCAGTTCGCCTCGCAGGCGGCGCTGGCGCTGGTGCTGGCGGACGCGCAGGCCGACCGGGAGCAGCTCGCGGTGTACGAGGACCGCGACCGGATCGCCCGTGACCTGCACGATCTGGTGGTCCAGCGGCTGTTCGCCACCGAGATGATGCTGGAGTCGACCCGCCGCCGGGCCGCGTCGGAGGAGACCGGCGGCGGTGGGGAGGTGAGAGCCGGTGGTGGTGGGGCGGCGAAGGCCGACGGCGGTGGGGAGGCGGAGACCGGCGGCGGTGCGGAGGCGGGGGCCGGTGGCAGCGGGGAGGTGGAGACCGGCGGCGGTGGGGAGGCGGGGGCCGGTCAGTTGCTGGGCCGGGCCGTGGACGAGCTGGACTCCACCATCCAGGAGGTCCGCACCGCGATCTTCGCGCTCCAGCAGCCGCCCGCCGGGGCCCCGAGCACCTTCCGGGGCCGGGTCCTGCGGGAGACCGGGGGCGCGGCGGCCCTGCTGGGCTTTCCGCCGTCGGTGCGGTTCACCGGGGCGGTGGACGCGCTGGTGGGCGAGGAGACGGGGCGGGAGCTGCTGGCCGCCCTGCGCGGGGCGCTGGCCGCCGCGCACCGGAGGCCCGGGGTGTCGGCCATCGAGGTGGAGGTGGACGCCACGGTCCGGCTGCCGGAGGGGCGGGCGGCGGTGCGGCTGGTGGTCGCGGACGACGGGCGCGGCGAGGACGGCCGTCCGACGACGGTGACCTGGCAGGCCCCGGTCTGA
- a CDS encoding organic hydroperoxide resistance protein, with product MTIQKIDVAYTAVATAENGRDGRVSSDDGQLDVVVNPPKAMGGSGAGTNPEQLFAAGYSACFQGALGVVARQEKADVSGSTVTASVSIGRTEAGGFGLEVAISASIPNVDAATAQALVEKAHQVCPYSNATRGNIEVTLSVV from the coding sequence ATGACCATCCAGAAGATCGACGTCGCCTACACCGCCGTCGCCACCGCCGAGAACGGCCGCGACGGACGGGTCTCCTCCGACGACGGTCAGCTCGACGTCGTCGTCAACCCGCCGAAGGCCATGGGCGGCAGCGGTGCGGGCACCAACCCCGAGCAGCTCTTCGCGGCGGGCTACAGCGCCTGCTTCCAGGGCGCGCTGGGCGTCGTCGCCCGCCAGGAGAAGGCCGACGTCTCCGGCTCGACCGTGACCGCCTCGGTCTCGATCGGCAGGACGGAGGCCGGCGGCTTCGGCCTGGAGGTCGCGATCAGCGCCTCCATCCCGAACGTCGACGCCGCCACCGCGCAGGCGCTCGTCGAGAAGGCCCACCAGGTCTGCCCGTACTCGAACGCCACGCGCGGCAACATCGAGGTCACGCTCTCGGTCGTCTGA
- a CDS encoding NADP-dependent oxidoreductase codes for MSAALPTSSREWHLVARPHGWPKAEDFALREAEVAAPAEGRVLVRNKHFSVDPYMRGRMNDVKSYTPPFRLDHPMDGGAVGEVIASNAEGFAVGDHVLHGQGWREIADVHAKNAVKVDPGLAPLSAYLGVLGMTGLTAYAGLFDVASFKEGDAVFVSGAAGAVGSQVGQMAKLKGASRVIGSAGSDEKVRLLTEEYGFDAAFNYKNGPVRDQLKEAAPDGIDVYFDNVGGEHLEAAISSFNVHGRATICGMIAQYNATEPTPGPSNMALIIGKRLRLTGMLVGDHADLQPRFVEEVAGWLASGELKYRETKVEGIEKGYDAFVGLLRGENTGKMIVSLV; via the coding sequence ATGTCTGCAGCACTTCCCACGTCCAGCCGTGAATGGCACCTGGTCGCCCGCCCGCACGGCTGGCCCAAGGCCGAGGACTTCGCGCTGCGGGAGGCCGAGGTGGCCGCTCCGGCCGAAGGCCGCGTCCTCGTCCGCAACAAGCACTTCTCGGTCGACCCGTACATGCGCGGCCGGATGAACGACGTGAAGTCCTACACCCCGCCCTTCCGGCTCGACCACCCCATGGACGGCGGCGCGGTCGGCGAGGTCATCGCCTCGAACGCCGAGGGCTTCGCCGTCGGCGACCACGTCCTGCACGGCCAGGGCTGGCGCGAGATCGCCGACGTGCACGCGAAGAACGCGGTCAAGGTCGACCCCGGCCTCGCCCCGCTCTCCGCCTACCTCGGCGTGCTCGGCATGACCGGACTCACCGCCTACGCGGGCCTGTTCGACGTGGCCTCCTTCAAGGAGGGCGACGCGGTCTTCGTCTCCGGCGCGGCCGGCGCCGTCGGCAGCCAGGTCGGCCAGATGGCGAAGCTCAAGGGCGCCTCCCGGGTCATCGGCTCCGCGGGCTCCGACGAGAAGGTCAGGCTCCTCACCGAGGAGTACGGCTTCGACGCCGCGTTCAACTACAAGAACGGGCCCGTCCGCGACCAGCTCAAGGAAGCCGCACCCGACGGCATCGACGTCTACTTCGACAACGTCGGCGGCGAGCACCTCGAAGCCGCGATCTCCTCGTTCAACGTGCACGGCCGCGCCACCATCTGCGGAATGATCGCCCAGTACAACGCGACCGAGCCGACCCCCGGCCCGAGCAACATGGCGCTGATCATCGGCAAGCGGCTGCGCCTGACGGGCATGCTCGTCGGCGACCACGCCGACCTCCAGCCCCGGTTCGTCGAGGAGGTCGCCGGATGGCTGGCCTCGGGCGAGCTGAAGTACCGGGAGACGAAGGTCGAGGGCATCGAGAAGGGCTACGACGCGTTCGTCGGGCTGCTGCGCGGGGAGAACACCGGGAAGATGATCGTCTCCCTGGTCTGA